From Anopheles arabiensis isolate DONGOLA chromosome 3, AaraD3, whole genome shotgun sequence, a single genomic window includes:
- the LOC120902533 gene encoding F-box only protein 42, which yields MAASINSLPNEILEFIFSLLPPYEPLEHCAAVCKRWNLLATNVRARKKSNLQKGLIDFNLCWKEILQESTPRIAARFAHASSLHRNSMYVFGGASSCDTTFNDLWRFDLSRREWIRPISMGTYPSPKAGASLVCHNDLLILFGGWQHAYTPFHMCTLIDELHVYNIAENRWTIHNQAYGPPPMTGHSASVHRNKMILFGGYQKNMENLRTSNDIWVLDLERLVWKKPAVSDLKPAPRYGQFQMAIGEDHILVLGGTGGVNRVFNDAWLLDMQRDTWVWKRVQIKNKKSIVTHNWCYPACNVGSKVIVLGPTSPNDFQIIRPNRVPPMGRTRPTAEQLRNRIGAAPQGPMQAGEPNIPPRANLPPPPPAPMQPTLPGPSQGVSPKESNPSSGPGPSKPPSTVNSGVPVVEARPGPSGLRTPSSTASGPPSRSMPIIRSAFSRQSSEDDHLPKRFNQQNLEQNHMAMVAFSVDSSNHASNASFSHERKLELLRKLEDKISAMRRAKEAEQQQQQQQQQQRHGIREVNNADRSINSTGGSPDPVTPKRVKRNGLAIFVCDVSNLLPTGGAEPCIEWQESKNSGLIAGAPDHYTFSTMINGNGELIVFGGLNKNHKSENLCVSNSVHFLTVPTAVV from the exons ATGGCTGCCAGCATCAACAGTTTGCCCAACGAAATCCTTGAGTTTATCTTTAGCTTGCTTCCGCCCTACGAACCCTTGGAGCACTGCGCCGCAGTATGCAAACGATGGAATCTCCTAGCCACAA ATGTGAGAGCCCGAAAGAAGTCCAACCTGCAGAAAGGGCTGATCGATTTCAACCTTTGCTGGAAGGAAATTTTGCAAGAATCGACGCCCCGCATTGCGGCCCGATTCGCCCATGCCAGCTCGCTGCATCGGAACTCGATGTACGTGTTCGGTGGTGCCTCGTCGTGCGATACCACCTTCAACGATCTCTGGAGGTTTGACCTGTCGCGGCGCGAATGGATCCGACCGATATCGATGGGAACGTATCCGTCCCCGAAGGCGGGCGCCTCGCTCGTCTGCCACAACGATCTGCTGATACTGTTCGGGGGTTGGCAGCATGCGTACACGCCCTTCCACATGTGCACCCTGATCGACGAGCTGCACGTGTACAACATAGCGGAAAACCGTTGGACCATCCACAACCAGGCGTACGGGCCACCGCCGATGACGGGCCACTCGGCCTCAGTGCACCGCAACAAGATGATTCTGTTCGGTGGCTACCAGAAGAATATGGAAAATTTGCGAACCTCCAACGACATATGGGTGCTGGATCTCGAGCGACTGGTGTGGAAAAAGCCCGCCGTTTCCGACCTTAAGCCGGCGCCTCGTTACGGCCAGTTCCAGATGGCGATCGGGGAGGATCACATTCTGGTGCTGGGCGGAACCGGAGGCGTGAATCGCGTCTTCAACGATGCATGGCTGCTGGACATGCAGCGCGACACGTGGGTGTGGAAGCGGGTGCAGATCAAGAACAAGAAAAGCATCGTCACACATAACTGGTGCTATCCGGCCTGCAACGTCGGTTCGAAGGTGATTGTGCTCGGACCGACGTCACCGAACGATTTCCAAATCATCCGTCCGAATCGCGTCCCGCCCATGGGTCGGACACGGCCAACCGCAGAACAGCTGCGCAACCGAATAGGTGCGGCGCCCCAGGGACCGATGCAGGCCGGAGAACCAAACATTCCTCCTAGGGCGAATTTGCCGCCACCTCCGCCAGCACCGATGCAACCCACCCTGCCAGGACCATCACAAGGAGTGTCGCCCAAAGAGAGCAACCCATCGTCCGGCCCCGGTCCATCCAAACCGCCATCCACAGTGAACAGTGGTGTTCCGGTTGTTGAGGCGCGACCTGGTCCATCCGGGCTACGAACTCCAAGCAGTACCGCGTCTGGACCACCGTCACGCTCCATGCCCATTATAAGGAGCGCCTTTAGTCGCCAATCGTCCGAAGACGACCACCTGCCGAAACGCTTCAATCAGCAAAATTTGGAGCAAAATCACATGGCGATGGTTGCGTTCAGTGTCGACTCTTCGAACCACGCTTCGAACGCTTCATTTTCGCACGAGAGAAAGCTGGAGCTGTTGCGGAAATTGGAAGACAAAATATCGGCCATGCGGCGAGCCAAGGAagccgaacagcagcagcagcagcagcaacagcaacaaaggCACGGCATCAGGGAAGTGAACAATGCGGACAGGTCAATTAACAGCACCGGTGGTTCGCCGGACCCGGTCACACCGAAACGTGTCAAGCGGAATGGTCTGGCAATATTCGTGTGCGATGTGTCCAATCTGCTGCCGACGGGTGGCGCAGAACCGTGCATCGAATGGCAGGAGTCGAAGAACAGCGGGCTAATAGCGGGTGCACCGGACCACTACACCTTCTCCACGATGATCAACGGCAACGGAGAGCTGATCGTGTTTGGCGGTTTGAACAAAAACCATAAATCGGAAAATCTGTGCGTTTCCAACTCCGTACACTTTCTCACCGTTCCGACGGCTGTGGTGTAG
- the LOC120902537 gene encoding enhancer of yellow 2 transcription factor-like — protein MYSKSVDQITILHGDRTKLKDLLRLRLIECGWNDQVRYLCRQAIAENGQTNVDAVVQVVTPEARTLIPDVVKRELLQKIRMSLLQQERLDVSISSR, from the exons ATGTACAGCAAAAGTGTAGACCAAATCACGATCCTGCACGGAGACCGAACAAA ATTGAAAGATCTGCTACGGTTGCGGCTCATCGAGTGCGGCTGGAACGACCAGGTGCGATACCTCTGCCGGCAAGCGATAGCGGAAAACGGCCAGACGAACGTGGATGCCGTCGTGCAGGTTGTGACGCCGGAAGCCCGCACGCTCATTCCCGATGTGGTAAAAAGGGAGCTGCTGCAGAAAATTCGAATGAGTCTGCTGCAACAAGAGCGACTTGACGTGTCGATTTCCTCGCGATAA
- the LOC120902525 gene encoding eIF-2-alpha kinase GCN2 encodes MAKKETIRERQENELEVIKSIFHDEVEDLRPRTGKWKPLELRLHLTPQRGSAKEAYVKADLYVTCSPKYPKCPPKLELKHAVGLSDSLVRELTEKLEQLADELKGEVMIFELANTVQAFLHQHNVPPKGSFYDEMLANQQKQALARQNTLQAEETLKRQAIQDELQRRKKELERTRRESRHSTNESSPMHRLHSSSSTENSDGAYCLEHRRSEVLYFRDGRKVLRGSCLGHSQRGCIAYAGIDQQTGELVYLTEWTLYYDGECSAESRTIRGRPVETVVGEMERLADSLIPLKHKHLIAYEGVLCRMGKEALTLFVVQEFILGTSLFSISGSLGWSVEGASMVAKGTLEALIHLHNNGVSHDNLSDSTVFMDNAGMVRVADFRLIPYIQELSDSQHLLHQSLRSPDLPSLGGLIEALLAPHSEMKDFVERCKSERTISATELLDHPFLRSTLLLHTDHVAMGQQQLTAAALQKALPAPTTVGQRSENGQQQQQQQLVPYMPLVMNGSGTGQEKSRIQTEFELLSYLGKGAYGDVLKVRNKLDNREYAIKRIRLPARSKQFYKKMTREVELLSRLNHENVVRYYNSWVEATSTAEMLAATNTEGEMAGGGTLSSCDWSVASRPKRRASRVRRTTATAAADLVKKGIEDKNIDCFVDFLPNDTSSEEDEDDEDDDETNDLDEDSSSSSSDESSGSINNHRKLNEESFNDSSGGIEFVGSNGEAPSYNSYGEAGSAVENGGGKKAATTPAPPEVLYMYIQMEFCEKSTLRTAIDAGLYQDIDRVWRLFREIVEGLSHIHQQGMIHRDLKPVNIFLDSRDQVKIGDFGLATTSILALQNQGHQNAPSGQMGHLAVASIQQGKSSDIGYSLTGKVGTALYVAPELTGNASRSTYNQKVDLYSLGIILFEMSSQPLNTGMERVKTLMDLRSDAIRLPEALLTDARYSRLVQVIRWLLNHDPQKRPTAEEVLCSELVPRTRLEAEEIQDVVRHILSNPQSRHYKHLIARCFAQASDPICELSYHFDMVPMIPILPRFDYVKAKLVALFRKHGAIEVVTPLLTPYTKQHAARSNTVKLMTHSGSVVTLPDDLRVPFLRHIALNGIKHIRRYSIGRVYREKKVFNFHPKQVYECAFDIVTPSRGHLITDAELLAIATDVMRELNLLQGRNVFFRLNHIGLLRAILMHCNVPMDKYRELFEMVAEFLDEKISKFQLSSLINSLIGGSAAKINVSFLCDALQLELSSVGLLGGSILKSIIRGKGEAASLAKVAVRELETVVTLAQNMGVQCPLNVCPGLPVNYERAKTGGIVWQLLGELKPKRKNPLTTIAVGGRYDGKLAEFQKSGINNGLQVPKVDLSGAGFSFLLDKLVNAIAPTAGYEPIEVMICVTGSRPQPKEVAQTLRPLWSNSIKTCVVETSAGAVDDLGKEAGATVVVLLGDGGEMRVRSWNHDRFQELHVTRPELMPYILRTLRRSDVSTGELSQALQSTSLGGASTSASFSYSSSFTAISSAASTRLSSASSGAACQQQSINTSPPLDLVFLTSEKINTSKKRRYEHQVEHKMSPVLSKFHRKEKVTLIMVDVPSAPLRGLVGLIDPLECGSQEDDDDIPSGSTTDRVELQSLCERYPKYKRQLMQIYNEIVDLFAQSKGTTPIVGLYSVIDTFCRLIL; translated from the exons ATGGCGAAGAAGGAAACGATTCGCGAGCGACAGGAAAACGAACTAGAAGTAATAAAG TCCATCTTTCACGATGAAGTTGAAGATTTGCGACCCAGGACGGGAAAGTGGAAGCCGCTGGAGCTGCGTTTGCATCTTACACCGCAAAGAGGATCCGCTAAGGAGGCTTACGTGAAGGCGGATCTGTACGTGACCTGCTCGCCAAAGTATCCAAAGTG CCCACCGAAACTAGAGCTAAAGCATGCCGTCGGCCTGTCGGACAGCCTGGTGCGCGAGCTGACGGAGAAGCTGGAACAGTTGGCGGACGAGCTGAAGGGTGAGGTGATGATTTTCGAACTGGCAAACACTGTGCAAGCCTTTCTGCACCAGCACAATGTACCGCCGAAGGGTAGCTTCTACGATGAGATGCTGGCCAACCAGCAGAAGCAAGCCCTCGCGCGCCAGAACACGCTCCAGGCCGAGGAAACGCTCAAGCGCCAGGCCATAcaggacgagctgcagcggCGCAAGAAGGAGCTCGAGCGTACGAGGCGCGAATCTCGCCACAGTACGAACGAGTCGAGCCCAATGCACCGTTTGCACTCCAGCTCCTCGACCGAGAACAGTGACGGGGCGTACTGTCTCGAGCATAGGCGCAGCGAGGTGCTGTACTTCCGCGACGGCCGCAAGGTGCTGCGCGGATCCTGTTTGGGCCATTCGCAGCGTGGCTGTATTGCGTACGCCGGAATCGATCAGCAAACCGGTGAGCTGGTCTACTTGACCGAGTGGACGCTGTACTACGACGGGGAGTGCTCGGCCGAAAGCCGAACAATCCGCGGTCGGCCGGTGGAAACGGTGGTGGGGGAAATGGAGCGCCTGGCCGATAGCTTGATCCCGCTTAAGCACAAGCATCTGATCGCGTACGAAGGCGTGCTGTGCCGGATGGGCAAGGAAGCGCTCACGCTGTTCGTGGTGCAGGAGTTTATCCTGGGCACGAGTTTGTTCAGCATTTCCGGCTCGCTGGGCTGGAGTGTGGAAGGCGCAAGCATGGTGGCCAAGGGCACGCTGGAAGCACTAATCCACCTCCACAACAACGGTGTTTCGCACGATAATCTATCCGATTCGACCGTGTTCATGGATAATGCCGGAATGGTACGCGTGGCCGACTTTCGGTTGATACCGTACATACAAGAGCTGAGCGATAGTCAGCACTTATTGCATCAGTCACTGCGCAGTCCCGACCTACCGTCACTGGGTGGGCTGATCGAGGCACTGCTTGCGCCACACTCCGAGATGAAAGATTTCGTCGAAAGATGCAAATCGGAACGTACAATCTCCGCCACCGAGCTGCTCGATCATCCGTTTTTGCGCTCCACATTGCTGCTACACACCGACCACGTGGCAATGGGTCAGCAGCAACTAACGGCGGCTGCACTGCAAAAAGCACTGCCAGCTCCGACGACAGTTGGCCAGCGGTCGGAAAAcggccaacagcagcagcagcagcaactcgtTCCCTACATGCCGCTGGTGATGAACGGCTCAGGCACCGGGCAGGAAAAGTCCCGCATTCAGACCGAGTTTGAGCTGCTGTCGTACCTTGGGAAGGGTGCGTACGGGGACGTGCTCAAGGTGCGCAACAAGCTCGACAACCGCGAGTACGCGATCAAGCGCATACGGCTGCCGGCGCGAAGCAAACAGTTCTACAAGAAGATGACCCGCGAGGTGGAGCTGCTGTCCCGCTTGAACCATGAAAATGTCGTGCGCTACTACAACAGCTGGGTGGAGGCAACGAGCACCGCGGAAATGCTAGCCGCCACCAATACGGAGGGTGAAATGGCTGGCGGGGGCACACTGAGCAGTTGCGATTGGTCCGTTGCAAGTCGCCCCAAGCGAAGAGCCTCCCGGGTACGTCGAACAACTGCCACGGCGGCGGCGGACTTGGTGAAGAAAGGCATCGAAGATAAGAATATCGATTGTTTCGTGGACTTTTTGCCTAACGATACGAGCAGtgaggaggacgaggatgatgaggatgatgacgaAACGAATGATCTCGACGAggatagtagtagtagcagtagcgaTGAAAGCAGTGGCTCCATTAACAACCACCGCAAGCTGAACGAAGAGAGCTTTAACGATAGTTCGGGTGGGATCGAGTTCGTAGGATCGAACGGGGAAGCGCCATCGTACAACAGCTACGGCGAAGCGGGatcggcagtggaaaatggTGGGGGCAAGAAGGCTGCGACGACTCCTGCACCGCCCGAAGTGCTGTACATGTACATCCAGATGGAGTTCTGCGAGAAGAGCACGCTGCGGACGGCGATCGATGCTGGGCTGTACCAGGATATCGATCGCGTGTGGCGACTGTTCCGGGAGATCGTGGAAGGGCTCAGCCACATCCATCAGCAGGGCATGATTCACCGCGACCTGAAGCCGGTCAACATTTTCCTCGATTCGCGGGACCAGGTAAAGATCGGCGATTTCGGTCTAGCGACGACGAGCATTCTGGCGCTGCAGAATCAAGGCCATCAAAACG cTCCCTCTGGACAGATGGGCCATCTGGCGGTGGCCAGCATCCAGCAGGGGAAATCGTCCGACATTGGCTACTCGCTAACGGGCAAAGTCGGTACGGCGCTGTACGTGGCACCCGAGCTAACGGGCAATGCGTCCCGCTCGACCTACAACCAAAAGGTGGATCTTTACTCGCTCGGCATCATACTGTTCGAAATGAGCTCCCAGCCACTGAACACCGGCATGGAGCGGGTGAAAACACTGATGGATTTGCGTTCCGATGCGATACGGCTGCCGGAAGCGCTGCTGACCGATGCGCGCTACAGCCGGCTGGTGCAGGTGATCCGCTGGCTGCTAAACCACGACCCGCAAAAGCGTCCAACCGCGGAAGAAGTACTCTGCTCGGAGCTGGTGCCTCGTACGCGGCTCGAGGCCGAGGAAATACAGGACGTGGTGAGACACATTCTGTCGAATCCGCAGTCCCGCCACTACAAGCATCTGATTGCGCGCTGCTTCGCCCAGGCCAGCGATCCCATCTGCGAGCTAAGCTACCACTTTGACATGGTACCGATGATACCGATACTGCCACGGTTCGATTACGTGAAGGCGAAGCTGGTCGCACTCTTCCGGAAGCATGGTGCCATTGAGGTGGTTACACCACTGCTGACGCCATACACGAAACAGCACGCGGCTCGGTCGAACACGGTCAAGCTGATGACACACTCCGGAAGTGTTGTCACGTTGCCAGATGATTTGAGGGTCCCGTTTCTGCGTCACATCGCGCTGAACGGCATTAAGCACATTCGCCGCTACTCGATTGGACGCGTGTATCGCGAGAAGAAGGTGTTCAACTTTCACCCGAAGCAGGTGTACGAGTGTGCGTTCGATATTGTAACACCCAGCAGGG gaCATCTCATTACCGATGCGGAGCTGCTAGCAATCGCGACAGACGTGATGAGGGAGCTTAATCTACTGCAAGGACGAAACGTGTTCTTCCGCCTCAATCACATCGGCCTGCTGCGAGCAATTCTCATGCACTGCAACGTACCGATGGACAAGTACCGCGAGCTGTTCGAGATGGTGGCCGAGTTTTTGGACGAAAAGATTTCGAAATTTCAGCTCTCTTCGCTGATCAACTCGCTGATCGGAGGAAGCGCGGCCAAGATCAACGTGAGCTTCCTGTGCGACGCGTTGCAGCTCGAACTGTCGTCAGTGGGATTGCTGGGGGGCAGTATACTGAAGAGCATCATCCGTGGCAAGGGCGAGGCGGCCAGCCTGGCAAAGGTCGCCGTCCGGGAGCTGGAAACGGTGGTCACGCTCGCCCAGAACATGGGCGTACAGTGTCCGTTGAATGTGTGTCCGGGACTGCCGGTGAATTATGAGCGCGCCAAGACGGGCGGCATTGTTTGGCAGCTGCTGGGTGAGCTGAAACCGAAGCGCAAAAATCCGCTCACAACGATCGCCGTCGGTGGACGCTACGACGGTAAACTGGCCGAGTTTCA GAAATCGGGCATCAATAACGGCCTCCAGGTGCCAAAGGTGGATCTAAGCGGTGCCGGGTTTTCCTTTCTGCTCGATAAGCTGGTCAATGCCATTGCGCCGACGGCCGGCTACGAACCGATCGAGGTGATGATCTGTGTCACCGGCTCCCGGCCACAGCCAAAGGAGGTTGCCCAGACCTTGCGCCCGCTGTGGTCGAACAGCATCAAAACGTGCGTGGTGGAAACGAGCGCCGGAGCGGTAGACGATCTCGGCAAGGAGGCCGGTGCCACCGTTGTCGTGCTGCTGGGCGACGGTGGAGAGATGCGGGTGCGCTCGTGGAACCATGACCGCTTTCAGGAACTTCACGTCACCCGTCCCGAGCTGATGCCGTACATACTGCGCACGCTGCGCCGGTCCGATGTGTCGACGGGCGAACTTTCCCAGGCGCTACAAAGCACTTCGCTCGGTGGGGCATCCACGTCTGCCTCCTTTTCCTACTCGTCGTCCTTTACTGCCATTTCGTCCGCGGCATCCACGAGGCTCAGCTCGGCCTCGTCGGGTGCTGCTTGCCAGCAGCAATCTATCAATACCTCCCCACCGCTCGATCTTGTGTTTCTCACGAGCGAGAAGATAAACACCAGTAAAAAGCGCCGCTACGAGCATCAGGTTGAGCATAAGATGTCGCCCGTCCTGTCCAAATTCCATCGCAAGGAAAAGGTCACCCTCATTATGGTGGACGTACCGAGCGCACCGCTCCGTGGGCTGGTCGGACTGATTGATCCGCTCGAGTGTGGATCGCAGGAGGATGACGACGACATACCGTCCGGATCGACAACCGATCGCGTGGAGCTGCAGAGCCTTTGCGAGCGGTACCCCAAGTACAAACGGCAGCTGATGCAGATCTACAACGAGATTGTCGATCTGTTTGCCCAAAGCAAGGGAACGACCCCGATCGTTGGGCTGTACAGTGTCATCGACACATTCTGTCGGTTGATTCTGTGA
- the LOC120902530 gene encoding pre-mRNA-splicing factor syf1 homolog, protein MPISSEVNLAEVFFNEEDLPYEEEILRNAYSVKHWMRYVEHKRNAPRFVINTVFERALKELPGSYKLWYNYLKTLRKQVKGKCITDGEYEEVNNAFERALVFMHKMPRIWMDYCAFMTAQCKITRTRQVFDRALRALPITQHHRIWPLYLDFLKRFDIPETAVRVWRRYLKLCPEDAEEYVEFLQSIGHLDEAAQQLASIVDNEHFVSKHGKSNHQLWNELCELISKNPDKVHSLNVDGIIRGGLRRYTDQLGHLWNSLAGYYVRSGLFDRARDIYEEAIQTVTTVRDFSQVFDAYAQFEELSLSKVMELLERNPNPTEDQEIDVELRMARFEYLMERRLLLLNSVLLRQNPHNVAEWHKRVELYEGKPHEIINTYTEAVHTVQPKLAVGKLYTLWVAFAKFYETNKQLADARVVFEKAVQVDYLKVDELASVWCEWAEMEIRQEQYEEALRIMQRATAMPKRKVAYHDDTETVQMRVYKSLKLWSMYADLEESFGTFKTCKQVYDRIIDLKICTPQIIINYGMFLEEHNYFEEAFKAYEKGIALFKWPNVYDIWNTYLTKFLSRYGGQKLERSRDLFEQCLDGCPPELAKNLYLLYAKLEEQHGLARHAMAVYERATTAVKEEEMYAMFNLYIKKAADIYGIPRTRQIYEKAIEVLPEADSRKMCVLFAEMETKLGEIDRARAIYAHCSQMCDPRVTADFWQTWKEFEIRHGNEDTMREMLRIKRSIQATYNTQINMMSAALINAAVTTGEPPKDAMRALEVKAAETTARAIAAVGATGGNIMFVRGETQGGAAKEDRVVNPDEIDIDDEEEEEEDDDDEAAGDENGEDIAKKIPIERQSIPAKVFGSLRREVEEKEENDMAE, encoded by the exons ATGCCGATCTCATCGGAAGTGAATCTGGCGGAAGTGTTCTTC AACGAGGAAGACTTGCCGTACGAGGAGGAGATCCTTCGCAATGCCTACTCGGTTAAGCACTGGATGCGGTACGTGGAGCATAAGCGCAATGCGCCCCGGTTCGTCATCAACACCGTGTTCGAGCGGGCCCTGAAGGAGCTGCCCGGCTCGTACAAGCTGTGGTACAACTATCTCAAAACCCTGCGCAAGCAGGTGAAGGGAAAGTGCATCACGGACGGGGAGTACGAGGAGGTGAACAATGCGTTCGAGCGAGCGCTCGTCTTCATGCACAAGATGCCCCGCATCTGGATGGACTACTGCGCGTTCATGACGGCCCAGTGCAAGATAACGCGCACGCGGCAGGTGTTTGATCGGGCGCTGCGTGCGCTCCCGATTACGCAGCACCATCGCATCTGGCCGCTGTACTTGGACTTCCTCAAGCGGTTCGACATCCCGGAGACGGCGGTCCGGGTGTGGCGCCGCTACCTGAAGCTCTGCCCGGAGGACGCGGAAGAGTACGTGGAGTTTCTGCAGTCGATCGGCCATCTGGACGAGGCGGCCCAGCAGCTGGCCAGCATCGTGGACAACGAGCACTTCGTGTCGAAGCATGGCAAATCGAACCACCAGCTGTGGAACGAGCTGTGCGAGCTGATTTCCAAAAACCCGGACAAAGTGCACTCGCTCAACGTGGACGGCATCATCCGCGGTGGGCTGCGGCGGTACACCGATCAGCTCGGCCACCTGTGGAACTCGCTGGCCGGGTATTACGTGCGCAGCGGGCTGTTTGATCGCGCGCGCGACATCTACGAAGAAGCGATCCAAACGGTCACGACGGTGCGCGACTTTAGCCAGGTGTTCGATGCGTACGCGCAGTTCGAGGAGCTGAGCCTGAGCAAGGTGATGGAGCTGCTGGAGCGCAACCCGAACCCGACCGAGGATCAGGAGATCGATGTGGAGCTGCGAATGGCGCGGTTCGAGTATCTGATGGAgcgccggctgctgctgctgaacagtGTGCTGCTGCGCCAGAACCCGCACAACGTGGCCGAGTGGCACAAGCGGGTGGAGCTGTACGAGGGCAAGCCGCACGAAATCATCAACACCTACACGGAGGCGGTCCACACGGTGCAGCCGAAGCTGGCCGTCGGCAAGCTGTACACGCTGTGGGTGGCATTCGCCAAGTTTTACGAAACCAACAAGCAGCTGGCCGACGCGCGCGTCGTGTTCGAAAAGGCCGTCCAGGTGGACTATCTGAAGGTGGACGAGCTGGCCAGCGTGTGGTGCGAGTGGGCCGAGATGGAAATTCGCCAGGAGCAGTACGAGGAGGCGCTGCGGATCATGCAGCGCGCGACGGCGATGCCGAAGCGAAAGGTGGCCTACCACGACGACACCGAGACGGTGCAGATGCGCGTGTACAAGTCGCTCAAGCTGTGGTCGATGTACGCGGATCTGGAGGAAAGCTTCGGCACGTTCAAGACGTGCAAGCAGGTGTACGATCGCATCATCGATCTGAAGATCTGCACGCCCCAGATCATCATCAACTATGGCATGTTTCTCGAGGAGCACAACTACTTCGAGGAGGCGTTCAAGGCGTACGAGAAGGGCATCGCGCTGTTCAAGTGGCCCAACGTGTACGACATCTGGAACACGTACCTGACCAAGTTCCTGTCCCGGTACGGCGGCCAGAAGCTGGAGCGATCGCGCGATCTGTTCGAGCAGTGTCTGGACGGCTGCCCGCCCGAGCTGGCCAAGAACCTGTACCTGCTGTACGCGAAGCTGGAGGAGCAGCACGGGCTGGCCCGCCATGCGATGGCCGTGTACGAGCGGGCCACGACCGCCGTCAAGGAGGAGGAAATGTACGCCATGTTTAATCTGTACATCAAGAAGGCGGCCGATATCTACGGCATACCCCGGACGCGCCAGATCTACGAGAAGGCTATCGAGGTGCTGCCGGAGGCGGACTCGCGCAAGATGTGCGTCCTGTTCGCCGAGATGGAAACGAAGCTGGGGGAAATCGATCGCGCACGGGCCATCTACGCACACTGCAGCCAAATGTGCGATCCGCGCGTAACAGCCGACTTCTGGCAGACGTGGAAAGAGTTCGAAATCCGGCACGGCAACGAGGACACGATGAGGGAAATGCTGCGCATCAAGCGCTCGATCCAGGCGACGTACAACACGCAGATCAACATGATGTCGGCGGCCCTGATCAACGCAGCCGTTACGACCGGCGAACCACCGAAGGATGCGATGCGTGCGCTGGAGGTGAAGGCGGCCGAAACGACGGCACGTGCGATAGCGGCGGTCGGCGCGACCGGCGGCAACATTATGTTTGTGCGGGGCGAAACGCAGGGAGGAGCGGCGAAGGAAGATCGTGTGGTTAATCCCGACGAAATTGACATcgacgatgaggaggaggaggaggaggacgacgacgatgaagcTGCGGGCGATGAGAATGGGGAGGACATCGCCAAAAAGATTCCGATCGAGCGCCAAAGCATTCCAGCGAAGGTGTTTGGCAGCTTGCGTCGGGAGGTAGAGGAGAAGGAAGAGAACGATATGGCAGAGTAG